The proteins below come from a single Plantactinospora sp. KBS50 genomic window:
- a CDS encoding glycoside hydrolase family 3 protein: MSSPQRRLLVAVAAVAVLAGAGCGGKTEPADPAGSATASAPTGSASPAAPDPAAQARELVATLSDEDLAGQVLMPYAYGDSATEVSAGSAAGNRKLAGVDTPAEMIDKYRLGGLILVGFSADDPTGANQPTTNVDNPTQVHDLTTGLQQAAGKLATGAAPLLIGTDQEFGVVTRIKDGVTLLPSAMAAGAAADPDLTEAAWSAAGQELAALGVNVDFAPDADVLRARSSVIGSRSYGADPQVTSDQVSAAVRGLRGAGVAATLKHFPGHGGTSADSHSKLPVLNQDRATLDKVDFAPFRAGIAAGADLVMSAHLDARAIDPGTPATFSRKAITDVLKGQLGFDGVVVTDGMNMAPAQQWPPGEAAVRALNAGNDLLLMPPDLKAAYAGILAALGDGSLSRQRLVDAVTRVLTLRFRLAATSAPAMSTLASPEHQAAARRLATAAVTELRGDCGPLSGPVTVTAAAGRDGTRRLLVDALRADGVKVVDSGGAVVHLVGYGDDSTDLRAGAAVTVAMDTPYLLAKATSKRLVATYSSTPAAMAGLADVLAGKAEPAGRSPVPVSGLPATSCG; encoded by the coding sequence GTGTCCTCTCCGCAGCGCCGACTCCTCGTCGCCGTAGCCGCCGTCGCCGTACTCGCCGGGGCCGGCTGCGGCGGGAAGACCGAGCCCGCCGACCCGGCCGGATCGGCCACCGCGTCCGCGCCGACCGGCTCGGCCAGCCCGGCCGCCCCGGACCCGGCGGCGCAGGCCCGTGAGCTGGTCGCCACGCTCTCCGACGAGGATCTTGCCGGCCAGGTGCTGATGCCCTACGCGTACGGCGACTCGGCGACCGAGGTCTCGGCCGGCTCCGCCGCCGGGAACCGCAAGCTCGCCGGGGTGGACACGCCGGCCGAGATGATCGACAAGTACCGGCTGGGCGGGCTGATCCTGGTCGGCTTCTCCGCCGACGACCCGACCGGCGCGAACCAGCCCACCACGAACGTCGACAACCCGACACAGGTCCACGACCTGACCACCGGGCTCCAGCAGGCCGCGGGGAAGCTCGCCACCGGCGCGGCGCCGCTGCTGATCGGCACCGACCAGGAGTTCGGCGTGGTCACCCGGATCAAGGACGGGGTGACCCTGCTGCCCAGCGCGATGGCCGCCGGGGCGGCGGCCGATCCCGATCTCACCGAGGCGGCCTGGTCCGCGGCCGGCCAGGAACTCGCGGCGCTCGGGGTGAACGTCGACTTCGCGCCGGACGCGGACGTGCTGCGCGCCCGCAGCTCGGTGATCGGCTCCCGGTCCTACGGCGCCGACCCGCAGGTCACCTCGGACCAGGTGAGCGCCGCGGTCCGCGGCCTGCGCGGCGCCGGGGTGGCCGCCACCCTCAAGCACTTCCCCGGACATGGCGGCACCTCGGCCGACTCGCACTCCAAGCTGCCGGTGCTCAACCAGGACCGGGCGACGCTCGACAAGGTGGACTTCGCGCCGTTCCGGGCCGGCATCGCGGCCGGCGCCGACCTGGTCATGTCGGCGCATCTCGACGCCCGCGCCATCGACCCCGGGACCCCGGCCACCTTCTCCCGCAAGGCCATCACCGACGTGCTGAAGGGGCAGCTCGGCTTCGACGGCGTGGTGGTCACCGACGGGATGAACATGGCGCCGGCGCAGCAGTGGCCGCCGGGCGAGGCCGCGGTCCGGGCCCTGAACGCCGGCAACGACCTGCTGCTCATGCCGCCGGACCTGAAGGCCGCGTACGCCGGCATCCTGGCCGCGCTGGGCGACGGCAGCCTGTCCCGGCAGCGGCTGGTCGACGCCGTCACCCGGGTGCTCACGCTCCGGTTCCGGCTGGCCGCCACCAGCGCCCCCGCGATGTCGACGCTGGCCAGCCCCGAGCACCAGGCCGCGGCGCGCCGGCTCGCCACGGCCGCCGTGACCGAACTGCGCGGCGACTGCGGCCCGCTGTCGGGTCCGGTGACCGTCACCGCGGCGGCCGGCCGGGACGGCACCCGCAGGCTGCTGGTGGACGCGCTGCGCGCCGACGGGGTCAAGGTGGTCGACTCGGGCGGGGCGGTCGTGCACCTCGTCGGGTACGGCGACGACAGCACCGATCTGCGCGCCGGGGCCGCCGTGACGGTGGCCATGGACACCCCGTACCTGCTGGCCAAGGCGACGTCGAAGCGGCTCGTCGCGACGTACTCGTCCACCCCGGCCGCGATGGCCGGCCTGGCCGACGTGCTGGCCGGCAAGGCCGAGCCGGCCGGCCGGTCCCCGGTGCCGGTCTCCGGCCTGCCCGCCACCTCCTGCGGCTGA
- a CDS encoding DUF3145 domain-containing protein yields the protein MPTRGVVYVHSTPLAVCPHVEWAIARVLTAPVNLHWSDQPADVGARRAECGWSGRPGTGAELAAALRQWPMIRFEVTEDPSPGMDGERFMYVPGRGLHRSVMGAAGDVQLGEDRIRTIMASVRAPEALAHALDKALGTSWDAELEPYRYAGDGAPVTLLTQVG from the coding sequence GTGCCAACGCGTGGCGTCGTATACGTCCACTCGACCCCACTCGCCGTGTGCCCACACGTCGAGTGGGCGATCGCGCGCGTCCTCACCGCGCCGGTCAACCTGCACTGGTCCGATCAGCCGGCCGATGTCGGCGCGCGGCGGGCCGAGTGCGGGTGGTCCGGCCGCCCGGGGACCGGCGCGGAACTGGCTGCTGCCCTCCGGCAGTGGCCCATGATCCGTTTCGAGGTGACCGAGGACCCGAGCCCCGGCATGGACGGCGAGCGGTTCATGTACGTGCCGGGCCGCGGTCTGCACCGGTCGGTCATGGGCGCCGCCGGCGACGTGCAGCTCGGCGAGGACCGGATCCGCACGATCATGGCGAGCGTCCGCGCCCCCGAGGCGTTGGCGCACGCCCTGGACAAGGCGCTCGGCACGTCCTGGGACGCCGAGCTGGAGCCCTACCGGTACGCCGGGGACGGCGCCCCGGTGACCCTGCTCACCCAGGTCGGCTGA
- a CDS encoding carbonic anhydrase — MAPPASRTSQAALAALMAGNRRFVSGEPLHGHNVTAAAAASGDQRPDAVVVGCIDSRVPLEAIFDQTFGSMCVVRSGAHVLDQAVQGSIDFAVTALGVPLVVVLGHERCGAVAATVHALLSKDRPGGGLGYLVDSIAPAVFEVGLFAPDVAAAATRRHITRTVGDLAAREPLASAVAGGSIEVVGAIYDLDSGRVNLLG; from the coding sequence ATGGCCCCTCCGGCGAGCCGGACCTCCCAGGCGGCGCTCGCGGCGCTGATGGCCGGCAACCGCCGGTTCGTCAGCGGGGAGCCGCTGCACGGGCACAACGTGACGGCCGCCGCGGCGGCCTCCGGCGATCAGCGGCCGGACGCGGTCGTGGTGGGCTGTATCGACTCGCGGGTCCCGCTTGAGGCGATCTTCGACCAGACGTTCGGGTCGATGTGCGTGGTCCGCTCCGGCGCGCACGTGCTGGACCAGGCCGTGCAGGGCTCGATCGACTTCGCCGTCACGGCGCTGGGGGTGCCGCTGGTGGTGGTGCTGGGCCACGAGCGCTGCGGCGCGGTCGCCGCGACCGTGCACGCGCTGCTCAGCAAGGACCGGCCCGGTGGGGGGCTGGGCTATCTGGTGGACTCGATCGCCCCGGCGGTGTTCGAGGTGGGGCTGTTCGCCCCGGACGTGGCGGCCGCGGCCACCCGCCGGCACATCACCCGCACGGTGGGCGACCTGGCCGCCCGGGAGCCGCTGGCCTCGGCCGTGGCCGGCGGCTCGATCGAGGTGGTGGGCGCGATCTACGACCTGGACAGCGGACGGGTGAACCTGCTCGGCTGA
- a CDS encoding alpha/beta fold hydrolase — protein MPAVRRVTLADGVQLHVEETGPAGAAATVVLLHGWTLDRRIWHRQVSALVAEFGTDVRVINYDARGHGRSECTPLCAATLAQLGDDLAELLDQVAGRGPVILAGHSLGGMTVMEYAHRHPDPFARRVAGLVLVATTAEGHTHTGYGLPARITRLIRLAETTGAGVLARCGTIRPPLALVRALRPTLRWLLFGDRCEPADLRLTSSAFARASLRAIGGFRPSVGAQRRLDTLAGLPEVPIAALVGDRDRLTPPPCTDAIVQARPAAELTVCPGAGHMLMLERPAEVNAALFDVVRRALAGVPAAARTRRRGTARRSAPAAHVPAPVPRARRARAGDVS, from the coding sequence ATGCCCGCGGTACGGCGGGTCACGCTCGCCGACGGGGTGCAGCTGCACGTCGAGGAGACCGGCCCGGCCGGCGCGGCGGCGACCGTGGTGCTGCTGCACGGCTGGACCCTGGACCGGCGGATCTGGCACCGCCAGGTCTCGGCGCTGGTCGCCGAGTTCGGCACCGACGTACGGGTGATCAACTACGACGCCCGGGGGCACGGCCGGTCGGAATGCACCCCGCTGTGCGCGGCCACCCTCGCGCAGCTCGGCGACGACCTGGCCGAGTTGCTGGACCAGGTCGCCGGCCGCGGCCCGGTGATCCTCGCCGGGCACTCGCTGGGCGGGATGACCGTGATGGAGTACGCCCACCGGCATCCCGACCCGTTCGCGCGGCGGGTGGCCGGGCTCGTGCTGGTGGCCACCACCGCCGAGGGACACACGCACACCGGGTACGGGCTGCCGGCCCGGATCACCCGGCTGATCCGGCTGGCCGAGACCACCGGGGCCGGCGTACTGGCCCGGTGCGGGACGATCCGGCCGCCGCTGGCCCTGGTCCGGGCCCTGCGCCCGACGCTGCGCTGGCTGCTGTTCGGCGACCGGTGCGAGCCGGCCGACCTGCGGCTGACCAGTTCGGCGTTCGCCCGCGCCTCGCTGCGGGCCATCGGCGGGTTCCGCCCCTCGGTCGGCGCCCAGCGCCGGCTGGACACCCTCGCCGGGCTGCCCGAGGTGCCGATCGCCGCGCTGGTCGGCGACCGGGACCGGTTGACCCCGCCGCCGTGCACCGACGCCATCGTCCAGGCCCGGCCGGCCGCCGAGTTGACCGTCTGCCCGGGTGCCGGTCACATGCTCATGCTGGAACGCCCCGCGGAGGTCAACGCCGCGCTGTTCGACGTGGTCCGGCGCGCCCTGGCCGGCGTACCGGCCGCGGCCCGGACCCGGCGGCGCGGCACGGCCCGGCGGTCCGCGCCGGCCGCCCACGTCCCGGCCCCGGTACCGCGGGCACGCCGGGCCCGAGCCGGCGACGTATCCTGA
- a CDS encoding AAA family ATPase, translating into MTDRTILEQEIAAEQRHLDLVYARLEQLRRSAVRAERDGYRLARVGNFGALVERDAMVFHAARRRHLLDAEHEGLVFGRLDLRDSSVLHVGRLGVRGERAEPLVVDWRAPAAAAFYRATAADPQGVVRRRMISSAGERVTRIEDDLLDPEAAPPDLRVVGDGALLANLSRTTGTGMRDIVATIQREQDEAIRSPASGVTLVSGGPGTGKTAVALHRAAYLLYSDRSRFAGGGVLVVGPSGVFVNYISAVLPSLGEDAATLHSLGSLVVGLTATRTEPVPVATVKGSLRMRRVLERAARDAVPGGPRELRLLYRGQLLRLGPAELDRIRERALPRGARRNEVRRAGIDGLFEALWAQALELRIGNLPEQREFEDELAERTDFRDFIRAWWPRLHPRHVLAWLADPLRLRGYAAGVLSAAEIELLIESYRPLRDEGPSIPDVALLDELDELMGRPPRPARRRRDPFLVAGGVREVSTYADRERAARAEAVRRDEDYREYAHVVVDEAQDVSPMQWRMLGRRGRLASWTVVGDPAQTAWTGDPAELARARDRALGRLPRHEFTLSTNYRNSAEIFAVAAGVIRELDPDLPLPRAVRSTGVPPTERTARPAELPAVTAEAAGKLLAEVEGTVGVITPVPRRDEVRGWLGDLVGPRLQVVDALQAKGMEYDGVVLVAPGQIRADSPAGIRTLYVALSRATQRLTVIDTAS; encoded by the coding sequence TTGACCGACCGCACGATCCTCGAACAGGAGATCGCCGCCGAACAGCGGCACCTGGACCTCGTGTACGCCCGGCTGGAGCAGCTTCGCCGCTCGGCGGTGCGGGCCGAGCGGGACGGCTACCGGCTGGCCCGGGTCGGCAACTTCGGCGCCCTGGTGGAGCGGGACGCGATGGTGTTCCACGCGGCCCGACGGCGGCACCTGCTGGACGCCGAACACGAGGGGCTGGTCTTCGGCCGGCTGGACCTGCGGGACTCCTCGGTGCTGCACGTGGGCCGGCTGGGCGTCCGGGGCGAACGCGCCGAACCGCTCGTGGTGGACTGGCGCGCACCGGCGGCGGCGGCCTTCTACCGGGCCACCGCGGCGGACCCGCAGGGGGTGGTCCGGCGGCGGATGATCTCCTCGGCCGGCGAGCGCGTCACCCGGATCGAGGACGACCTGCTGGATCCGGAGGCGGCCCCGCCGGACCTGCGGGTGGTCGGTGACGGCGCGCTGCTGGCGAACCTGAGCCGGACCACCGGCACGGGGATGCGGGACATCGTGGCGACCATCCAGCGCGAGCAGGACGAGGCGATCCGCTCCCCCGCCTCCGGCGTGACCCTGGTGTCCGGCGGTCCCGGCACCGGCAAGACCGCCGTGGCGCTGCACCGCGCCGCGTACCTGCTCTACTCCGACCGGTCCCGCTTCGCCGGCGGCGGGGTGCTGGTGGTCGGCCCGTCCGGGGTGTTCGTCAACTACATCTCGGCGGTGCTGCCGTCGCTCGGCGAGGACGCCGCCACGCTGCACTCGCTCGGCTCGCTGGTGGTCGGGCTGACCGCGACCCGTACCGAACCGGTGCCGGTGGCGACGGTCAAGGGCTCGCTGCGGATGCGCCGGGTGCTGGAGCGCGCGGCCCGGGACGCCGTTCCGGGCGGTCCCCGTGAGCTGCGGCTGCTCTACCGCGGCCAACTGCTGCGGCTGGGGCCGGCCGAGCTGGACCGGATCCGGGAGCGGGCGCTGCCGCGCGGCGCCCGCCGCAACGAGGTACGCCGGGCCGGCATCGACGGCCTGTTCGAGGCGCTCTGGGCGCAGGCGCTGGAGCTGCGCATCGGGAACCTGCCCGAGCAGCGGGAGTTCGAGGACGAGTTGGCCGAGCGGACCGACTTCCGGGATTTCATCCGCGCCTGGTGGCCGCGGCTGCACCCGCGGCACGTGCTGGCCTGGCTGGCCGATCCGCTGCGGCTGCGCGGGTACGCCGCCGGTGTGCTGTCCGCCGCCGAGATCGAGCTGCTGATCGAGTCGTACCGGCCGTTGCGGGACGAGGGGCCGTCCATTCCGGACGTGGCGCTGCTGGACGAGTTGGACGAGCTGATGGGCCGGCCTCCGCGGCCGGCCCGGCGCCGCCGCGACCCGTTCCTGGTGGCCGGCGGGGTGCGCGAGGTCAGCACGTACGCCGACCGCGAGCGGGCGGCGCGCGCCGAGGCCGTCCGGCGGGACGAGGACTACCGGGAGTACGCGCACGTGGTGGTCGACGAGGCGCAGGACGTCTCGCCGATGCAGTGGCGGATGCTGGGCCGCCGCGGCCGGCTGGCCTCGTGGACGGTGGTCGGCGATCCGGCGCAGACCGCGTGGACGGGCGACCCGGCGGAACTGGCCCGAGCCCGGGACCGGGCGCTGGGCCGGCTCCCCCGGCACGAGTTCACGCTCTCCACCAACTACCGCAACTCGGCGGAGATCTTCGCGGTGGCGGCCGGGGTGATCCGGGAGCTGGACCCGGACCTGCCGCTGCCGCGGGCGGTGCGCAGCACCGGTGTGCCGCCCACCGAACGCACGGCCCGGCCGGCGGAACTGCCGGCGGTGACCGCGGAGGCCGCCGGCAAGCTGCTGGCCGAGGTCGAGGGGACGGTCGGGGTGATCACCCCGGTGCCGCGCCGCGACGAGGTGCGCGGATGGCTCGGCGACCTGGTCGGTCCCCGGTTGCAGGTGGTCGACGCGCTCCAGGCCAAGGGCATGGAGTACGACGGGGTCGTGCTCGTCGCGCCCGGGCAGATCCGCGCGGATTCGCCGGCCGGGATCCGGACGCTGTACGTCGCGCTGTCCCGGGCGACCCAGCGGCTCACCGTGATCGACACCGCATCCTGA
- a CDS encoding cation diffusion facilitator family transporter, which translates to MGAGHDHGGQLQRAADRHRGRLWAALGVLVTLMVVEAGAALFTGSLALLSDAGHMFTDVLGIGMALAAITAARRSDDDPQRTFGLYRLEVLAALANAVLLSGVALYVLAESARRFTDPSPVLAGPMLAVATLGLVANLVAFALLRSAARESINMRGAYVEVLGDLLGSLGVIVAAGTIEVTGWWWADPVVAVGIGLFILPRTWRLGRAALRILVQAAPEHLDVPAVRARLCRVPGVADVHDLHVWTLTSGMEVASAHLAVRPGTEVGDVLTAARSALHEEFRIDHATLQVEPDARPDGCGSTDW; encoded by the coding sequence GTGGGCGCGGGTCACGACCACGGCGGGCAACTCCAGCGCGCCGCGGACCGACACCGGGGACGGCTGTGGGCCGCCCTCGGCGTGCTCGTCACCCTGATGGTCGTCGAGGCCGGCGCCGCGCTGTTCACCGGCTCGCTCGCGCTGCTCTCCGACGCCGGCCACATGTTCACCGACGTACTGGGCATCGGCATGGCGCTGGCCGCGATCACCGCGGCGCGCCGCTCCGACGACGACCCGCAGCGCACGTTCGGCCTCTACCGGTTGGAGGTGCTGGCGGCGCTGGCCAACGCGGTGCTGCTGTCCGGAGTGGCGCTCTACGTGCTCGCCGAGTCCGCCCGGCGGTTCACCGACCCGTCGCCGGTGCTGGCCGGCCCGATGCTCGCGGTGGCCACCCTCGGCCTGGTCGCCAACCTGGTGGCCTTCGCGCTGCTGCGCAGCGCCGCGCGGGAGAGCATCAACATGCGCGGCGCGTACGTCGAGGTGCTCGGCGACCTGCTCGGCTCGCTCGGGGTGATCGTGGCCGCCGGCACGATCGAGGTCACCGGCTGGTGGTGGGCCGACCCCGTGGTGGCGGTCGGCATCGGGCTGTTCATCCTGCCCCGCACCTGGCGGCTGGGCCGGGCGGCGCTGCGGATCCTGGTCCAGGCCGCGCCGGAGCATCTGGACGTGCCCGCCGTACGCGCCCGGCTGTGCCGGGTGCCGGGCGTCGCGGACGTCCACGACCTGCATGTCTGGACGCTCACCTCCGGCATGGAGGTCGCCTCGGCCCATCTGGCGGTGCGGCCCGGCACCGAGGTCGGGGACGTGCTGACCGCGGCCCGCAGCGCGCTGCACGAGGAGTTCCGGATCGACCACGCCACGTTGCAGGTCGAGCCGGACGCCCGCCCGGACGGCTGTGGCAGCACCGACTGGTGA
- a CDS encoding STAS domain-containing protein, translated as MSLSISTSILPGGIVEISPVGEIDVDTAFEVREAVAGVLAKGRPSRIELNMRRVGFIDSVGISAMVGGFQMAEVSGVKLAVTEPSRFVHRQLWVTGLLGLFGAPEPHFSGAPEARACTAADQGQRG; from the coding sequence GTGAGCCTGTCGATCAGCACGTCGATCCTGCCCGGTGGCATCGTGGAAATCTCACCCGTGGGGGAGATCGATGTCGATACGGCATTCGAGGTCCGCGAGGCGGTCGCAGGTGTACTGGCCAAGGGGCGGCCATCCCGGATCGAGCTGAACATGCGCCGGGTGGGCTTCATCGACTCGGTCGGCATCAGCGCCATGGTCGGCGGCTTCCAGATGGCCGAGGTCAGCGGCGTGAAGCTCGCGGTGACCGAGCCCAGCCGGTTCGTGCACCGGCAGCTGTGGGTGACCGGGCTGCTCGGCCTGTTCGGTGCGCCGGAGCCGCACTTCAGCGGCGCGCCGGAGGCGCGCGCCTGCACCGCGGCCGACCAGGGCCAGCGCGGCTGA
- a CDS encoding BON domain-containing protein, which produces MMVTTMARNDEAIQRNILAELDWDPQVRPNEIGVTVSDGVVALTGWVDSYARKWAAERAAHRLSGVRAVANDIAVRLSTATGRTDAEIATSVTRALEWDAFIPADGLSVTVANGWVVLRGEVEWEYQRRAAERSVRRLTGVQGLTNGIQVRPRVRPSAEELRHRLVTALVRTVSADAQQLGIEVDDGTVTLRGTVRSALERQEAERVAWSGPGVEEVRNELVVQG; this is translated from the coding sequence GTGATGGTCACCACGATGGCTCGCAACGACGAGGCCATTCAACGGAACATCCTGGCCGAACTCGACTGGGATCCCCAGGTGCGGCCGAACGAGATCGGCGTGACCGTATCGGACGGTGTGGTGGCGCTGACCGGATGGGTGGACAGCTACGCCCGGAAATGGGCCGCGGAACGCGCGGCGCACCGGCTTTCCGGAGTACGGGCGGTCGCCAACGACATCGCCGTACGGCTGTCGACCGCCACCGGGCGCACCGACGCCGAGATCGCCACCTCGGTGACGCGGGCGCTGGAGTGGGACGCCTTCATCCCCGCCGACGGGCTCAGCGTGACCGTGGCCAACGGCTGGGTGGTGCTGCGCGGCGAGGTCGAGTGGGAGTACCAGCGCCGCGCCGCCGAACGCTCGGTCCGGCGGCTGACCGGCGTACAGGGCCTCACCAACGGGATCCAGGTCCGGCCGCGGGTCCGGCCCTCGGCCGAGGAACTGCGGCACCGGCTGGTGACCGCCCTGGTGCGGACCGTCTCGGCGGACGCGCAGCAGTTGGGCATCGAGGTCGACGACGGCACGGTGACGCTGCGCGGCACGGTGCGGTCCGCACTCGAACGGCAGGAGGCCGAGCGGGTGGCGTGGTCCGGACCCGGCGTCGAGGAGGTCCGCAACGAGCTGGTCGTCCAGGGCTGA
- a CDS encoding DsbA family protein: MSSTPLQVTTGRLRTPVHENDHARGPVDAAVTVVQYADFQCPHSGAAARNLRDVLRQRADTVRLVYRHFPVVNVHPYAEMAAETAEAAGSRDRFWEVHDWLFDHQEQLDPVHLSLGAQQAGVPVDAVSDEVNAHRWLDRVRADFVGGIRAGVNATPTFFVNGARHEGGYALADLLTAVDAAAGP; the protein is encoded by the coding sequence ATGAGTAGCACTCCGCTCCAGGTCACCACGGGCCGGCTGCGCACGCCGGTACACGAGAACGACCACGCCCGGGGTCCGGTGGACGCCGCGGTGACGGTCGTGCAGTACGCGGACTTCCAGTGCCCGCACTCCGGGGCGGCCGCCCGGAACCTGCGGGATGTGCTGCGCCAGCGGGCCGACACGGTACGCCTGGTCTACCGGCACTTCCCGGTGGTCAACGTCCATCCGTACGCCGAGATGGCCGCCGAGACCGCGGAGGCGGCCGGCAGCCGGGACCGGTTCTGGGAGGTGCACGACTGGCTCTTCGACCACCAGGAACAGCTCGACCCGGTGCACCTGTCCCTCGGCGCGCAGCAGGCGGGCGTGCCCGTGGACGCCGTCTCGGACGAGGTGAACGCGCACCGCTGGCTCGACCGGGTCCGCGCCGACTTCGTGGGCGGCATCCGGGCCGGGGTCAACGCGACGCCCACGTTCTTCGTGAACGGGGCCCGGCACGAGGGCGGATACGCACTGGCCGACCTGCTGACCGCGGTGGATGCCGCCGCCGGGCCGTGA